The following coding sequences are from one Diospyros lotus cultivar Yz01 chromosome 7, ASM1463336v1, whole genome shotgun sequence window:
- the LOC127806126 gene encoding arginyl-tRNA--protein transferase 2-like isoform X2 has protein sequence MADKIKNEASSSSSSSGSGTGSSSGGESVVVDVGRRRSSCGYCRSGGRTSISHALLDKGWRRSGCFLYKPEMERTCCPSYTIRLKAIDFTPSKEQLRVYKRMQRFLDGTLDVKRREVMDEPNTSKSSRSCASDQITSSAARESSLGKGEDKNKADKFMHYLSEQIDNVVHALAGSGEFPRNIQLPKACVKKVAPSKRKLLIQRSEDLLFSCNISFQIAAALRRAEKDVNNSKLSGDSAGKNLQSLELSPELIAEKVTNLLNQLAESSGVSIRACNGHINFYSATKQAWLDEVVDEVPVSKGSLTGTGTKGSCSKISKFPQGKRRKLEYRLKRSSFDPEEYALYRKYQIRVHNDTPEHVTESSYKRFLVDTPLVFVPPTGNGSVASCGFGSFHQQYLIDGRLVAVGVIDILPRCLSSKYLFWDPDLAFLSLGKYSALQEIDWVKQSQLSCPSLEYYYLGYYIHSCSKMRYKAAYRPSELLCPLRYQWVSFDIARPLLDRKLYVVLSDFSNTLNGEALAPISLDNSMEVQTDYAGEEDLNDMPVDDDDEMSELDFEDSDDESGSEPSVLTSVQMEDGSVGDILIGLKGSRVRYKDLQHAFVPRERGYLETQLHKYMSAVGTELSKQMLYSLG, from the exons ATGGCCGACAAGATCAAGAACGAggccagcagcagcagcagtagtAGCGGCAGCGGCACCGGCAGCAGCAGCGGAGGCGAAAGCGTCGTGGTCGATGTTGGCCGCCGCAGAAGCTCTTGCGGCTATTGTAGATCCGGTGGACGCACCAGCATTTCTCATG CCCTTCTTGACAAAGGTTGGAGAAGATCTGGTTGTTTCCTTTACAAACCTGAGATGGAAAGAACATGTTGCCCTTCTTATACTATCCGCTTGAAGGCAATTGATTTTACCCCTTCTAAAGAGCAACTGCGAGTGTATAAGCGGATGCAAAG GTTTCTGGATGGCACATTGGATGTGAAAAGGAGAGAGGTCATGGATGAGCCAAATACTTCTAAGAGTTCAAGGAGCTGTGCCTCTGATCAAATCACAAGTTCAGCAGCAAGGGAATCCTCACTGGGTAAAGGTGAAGACAAGAACAAGGCTGATAAATTTATGCATTATTTGTCAGAGCAGATTGATAATGTGGTCCATGCATTAGCTGGAAGTGGAGAATTTCCTCGTAATATTCAATTACCTAAAGCTTGTGTCAAAAAAGTTGCACCCTCCAAAAGGAAGTTACTTATTCAAAGATCTGAAGATCTATTGTTCTCCTGCAATATCTCTTTCCAGATTGCAGCTGCACTAAGGCGGGCAGAGAAGGATGTAAACAATTCAAAATTGTCAGGAGATAGTGCAGGAAAAAATCTTCAGTCTCTTGAACTTTCACCAGAGCTGATTGCAGAAAAAGTCACAAATTTACTAAATCAATTGGCTGAAAGCTCTGGTGTGTCAATTAGAGCTTGCAATGGGCATATTAACTTCTATTCTGCTACAAAGCAAGCATGGTTGGATGAGGTGGTGGACGAAGTTCCTGTCTCTAAAGGGTCTCTTACAGGAACTGGAACTAAAGGGAGTTGTTCAAAGATCTCTAAATTTCCTCAGGGAAAAAGACGGAAGCTTGAGTACCGTTTAAAAAGGTCAAGTTTTGATCCAGAAGAATATGCCTTGTATAGGAAATACCAGATTAGAGTGCATAATGATACACCTGAGCACGTGACAGAAAGCTCGTACAAACGGTTTTTAGTTGACACTCCCTTGGTATTTGTTCCACCTACTGGTAATGGTTCAGTTGCTTCCTGTGGTTTTGGTTCATTCCACCAGCAATATTTGATTGATGGCCGTCTAGTCGCAGTTGGCGTGATTGATATTCTCCCTAGATGTTTATCAAGTAAATATTTATTCTGGGACCCAGATCTTGCCTTCTTATCGCTAGGCAAGTATTCAGCCCTGCAAGAGATAGATTGGGTGAAGCAGAGTCAACTCAGCTGTCCGAGCCTCGAGTATTATTATCTTGGCTATTACATTCACTCCTGCAGCAAGATGAGATATAAAGCAGCCTATCGCCCTTCTGAGCTTCTCTGTCCCCTTCGTTACCA GTGGGTGTCATTTGATATTGCAAGGCCTTTACTTGATAGGAAACTCTATGTTGTTCTGTCTGATTTCTCCAACACTCTGAATGGAGAGGCCTTGGCACCTATTTCTCTTGATAATAGCATGGAAGTCCAAACTGATTATGCTGGCGAAGAAGACTTGAATGACATGCccgttgatgatgatgatgaaatgtCAGAACTTGATTTTGAAGATTCTGATGATGAATCAGGTTCAGAACCCAGTGTTTTGACTTCTGTGCAAATGGAAGATGGAAGTGTTGGTGATATTTTGATTGGGTTAAAGGGATCTCGTGTGAGATATAAG
- the LOC127806126 gene encoding arginyl-tRNA--protein transferase 2-like isoform X1 has translation MADKIKNEASSSSSSSGSGTGSSSGGESVVVDVGRRRSSCGYCRSGGRTSISHGLWAHSLTVDHYQALLDKGWRRSGCFLYKPEMERTCCPSYTIRLKAIDFTPSKEQLRVYKRMQRFLDGTLDVKRREVMDEPNTSKSSRSCASDQITSSAARESSLGKGEDKNKADKFMHYLSEQIDNVVHALAGSGEFPRNIQLPKACVKKVAPSKRKLLIQRSEDLLFSCNISFQIAAALRRAEKDVNNSKLSGDSAGKNLQSLELSPELIAEKVTNLLNQLAESSGVSIRACNGHINFYSATKQAWLDEVVDEVPVSKGSLTGTGTKGSCSKISKFPQGKRRKLEYRLKRSSFDPEEYALYRKYQIRVHNDTPEHVTESSYKRFLVDTPLVFVPPTGNGSVASCGFGSFHQQYLIDGRLVAVGVIDILPRCLSSKYLFWDPDLAFLSLGKYSALQEIDWVKQSQLSCPSLEYYYLGYYIHSCSKMRYKAAYRPSELLCPLRYQWVSFDIARPLLDRKLYVVLSDFSNTLNGEALAPISLDNSMEVQTDYAGEEDLNDMPVDDDDEMSELDFEDSDDESGSEPSVLTSVQMEDGSVGDILIGLKGSRVRYKDLQHAFVPRERGYLETQLHKYMSAVGTELSKQMLYSLG, from the exons ATGGCCGACAAGATCAAGAACGAggccagcagcagcagcagtagtAGCGGCAGCGGCACCGGCAGCAGCAGCGGAGGCGAAAGCGTCGTGGTCGATGTTGGCCGCCGCAGAAGCTCTTGCGGCTATTGTAGATCCGGTGGACGCACCAGCATTTCTCATG GTTTGTGGGCACACAGTTTGACAGTTGATCACTACCAAG CCCTTCTTGACAAAGGTTGGAGAAGATCTGGTTGTTTCCTTTACAAACCTGAGATGGAAAGAACATGTTGCCCTTCTTATACTATCCGCTTGAAGGCAATTGATTTTACCCCTTCTAAAGAGCAACTGCGAGTGTATAAGCGGATGCAAAG GTTTCTGGATGGCACATTGGATGTGAAAAGGAGAGAGGTCATGGATGAGCCAAATACTTCTAAGAGTTCAAGGAGCTGTGCCTCTGATCAAATCACAAGTTCAGCAGCAAGGGAATCCTCACTGGGTAAAGGTGAAGACAAGAACAAGGCTGATAAATTTATGCATTATTTGTCAGAGCAGATTGATAATGTGGTCCATGCATTAGCTGGAAGTGGAGAATTTCCTCGTAATATTCAATTACCTAAAGCTTGTGTCAAAAAAGTTGCACCCTCCAAAAGGAAGTTACTTATTCAAAGATCTGAAGATCTATTGTTCTCCTGCAATATCTCTTTCCAGATTGCAGCTGCACTAAGGCGGGCAGAGAAGGATGTAAACAATTCAAAATTGTCAGGAGATAGTGCAGGAAAAAATCTTCAGTCTCTTGAACTTTCACCAGAGCTGATTGCAGAAAAAGTCACAAATTTACTAAATCAATTGGCTGAAAGCTCTGGTGTGTCAATTAGAGCTTGCAATGGGCATATTAACTTCTATTCTGCTACAAAGCAAGCATGGTTGGATGAGGTGGTGGACGAAGTTCCTGTCTCTAAAGGGTCTCTTACAGGAACTGGAACTAAAGGGAGTTGTTCAAAGATCTCTAAATTTCCTCAGGGAAAAAGACGGAAGCTTGAGTACCGTTTAAAAAGGTCAAGTTTTGATCCAGAAGAATATGCCTTGTATAGGAAATACCAGATTAGAGTGCATAATGATACACCTGAGCACGTGACAGAAAGCTCGTACAAACGGTTTTTAGTTGACACTCCCTTGGTATTTGTTCCACCTACTGGTAATGGTTCAGTTGCTTCCTGTGGTTTTGGTTCATTCCACCAGCAATATTTGATTGATGGCCGTCTAGTCGCAGTTGGCGTGATTGATATTCTCCCTAGATGTTTATCAAGTAAATATTTATTCTGGGACCCAGATCTTGCCTTCTTATCGCTAGGCAAGTATTCAGCCCTGCAAGAGATAGATTGGGTGAAGCAGAGTCAACTCAGCTGTCCGAGCCTCGAGTATTATTATCTTGGCTATTACATTCACTCCTGCAGCAAGATGAGATATAAAGCAGCCTATCGCCCTTCTGAGCTTCTCTGTCCCCTTCGTTACCA GTGGGTGTCATTTGATATTGCAAGGCCTTTACTTGATAGGAAACTCTATGTTGTTCTGTCTGATTTCTCCAACACTCTGAATGGAGAGGCCTTGGCACCTATTTCTCTTGATAATAGCATGGAAGTCCAAACTGATTATGCTGGCGAAGAAGACTTGAATGACATGCccgttgatgatgatgatgaaatgtCAGAACTTGATTTTGAAGATTCTGATGATGAATCAGGTTCAGAACCCAGTGTTTTGACTTCTGTGCAAATGGAAGATGGAAGTGTTGGTGATATTTTGATTGGGTTAAAGGGATCTCGTGTGAGATATAAG